TAAGCAATCCAAAAGTTACAGTCCTTATGTCTGTCTACAACGGAGAAAAATATCTCCGGGAAGCGATTGATAGCATACTTGATCAATCCTTTAAGGACTTTGAATTTTTGATTATAAATGACGGATCGATAGATAAAACTCATGAGATACTCAAATCTTATGATGGCACCTGTCTTAGAATCATAGAACAGGAAAATATGGGCTTAACCAAATCCCTTAATAAGGGTTTGTCGCTGGCCAAAGGACAGTATATTGCCAGAATGGATGCCGATGACATTAGCCTCCCCCATCGACTTGAAAAACAGGTCAGGCTTATGGATAGGGAGCCAGATATTGGAATTTGCGGAACATGGGTCAAGACTATCGGTGACTCAAAAGAAGATATTTGGCGTTACCCGACAGAGCCAGAGGTTATAAGATGCCGGATGCTTTTTGAATCGGCACTTGCACACCCATCTGTCATGATACGGCGAAGTTTTTTTATCAATAACCATCTGAGCTATGATGAGAAGCTCCAGTGGGCGCAGGATTACGAATTATGGGTCAGGTGCTCAAGCCTTTCCACTTTGAAAAATTTAGAGGAGGTACTTCTTTTATACCGCAGCCATCCTAATGGGGTGGGGAAAAGGTCATCCTGCGAACAAAGGGCTGCAGCTAACCTTGTAAGGAAGCAACAGCTCTCACAGATTGGTTTAAGGCCGGACTCGGCAGAGTTTAATATTCACGAACGTTTGAGTTATTACGATTTTGAAATTTGTAAGGAGTTTGTTGAAGCGGCCAATTTATGGTTGATGAAATTGCTGGATGCAAACGGTAAGGTGGGCTACTATCATAATTCAGATTTTGAACAGGTTTTGGCCAAGAGGTGGTATAGGGTATGCACAATGTCATCAGGGCTTGGTCTCTGGGTATGGAAGACCTTCTGTCAATCGTCGTTAAGTAAATCGGCTGGGCTGAATTTTGTTCAAAGGGCAAAACTCATGGCGAAGTGTGGAATGAAATATGGAGCAATCTGAACCGGATATTTCTATTGTTGTCTGCACATACAATCGTGCCGAGCTTCTGAAGGGTTGTCTCGAGAGCCTTGCCCATCAATCAGTTGAGGAATCTGACTACGAGGTTATCATTGTGGACAACAACTCGACTGACAACACCGAAGACATCGCAAATGCCTTTGCCGAGAGGTATCCAAATTTTTTTTACGTGAAGGAAGCTAATCAGGGGCTGAGCCATGCCAGAAACAAAGGATATATGGAGGCCCGTGGTAAGTACGTAGCTTATATCGATGACGATGCAAGGGCTGAGGCGAGATGGGCGGAGTTAATTGTGGAGGCTTTCGAGATAGTAACCCCTGCCCCAGTGGCCGTTGGCGGGAAAATCCTTCCGTGGTATGATATCCCCCCGCCAACGTGGTTTTCAGATAGTGTTGAGATGAGAAGTTGGGGGGAAGAGAAAGGATTTTTAAAGCAGCCAGACGCGCAGTTCGGTTTTTCCGGATCAAATATGGCTATTAATAAATCTGTTCTTGTAAAATATAATGGCTTTTCTGCTGATTATGGCATGCTGGGTATTATGATGGGATTTGGGGAGGAGGCTGAGCTATTTTACCGCATTTATAAGGAGCACCCCCTATTCTGGTATGACCCTGCCGTTCAGGTGAGACATCGGGTGCCGGCTGAAAAGATGACTCTGTACTACCAGATTAAGCGAAGCTTTATGGCGGGCATTGCTAAGGCAGGCATTGTCGAAGAGAACCGGTTATT
The nucleotide sequence above comes from Deltaproteobacteria bacterium. Encoded proteins:
- a CDS encoding glycosyltransferase, whose amino-acid sequence is MAGLEKYCGNLSNPKVTVLMSVYNGEKYLREAIDSILDQSFKDFEFLIINDGSIDKTHEILKSYDGTCLRIIEQENMGLTKSLNKGLSLAKGQYIARMDADDISLPHRLEKQVRLMDREPDIGICGTWVKTIGDSKEDIWRYPTEPEVIRCRMLFESALAHPSVMIRRSFFINNHLSYDEKLQWAQDYELWVRCSSLSTLKNLEEVLLLYRSHPNGVGKRSSCEQRAAANLVRKQQLSQIGLRPDSAEFNIHERLSYYDFEICKEFVEAANLWLMKLLDANGKVGYYHNSDFEQVLAKRWYRVCTMSSGLGLWVWKTFCQSSLSKSAGLNFVQRAKLMAKCGMKYGAI
- a CDS encoding glycosyltransferase, coding for MEQSEPDISIVVCTYNRAELLKGCLESLAHQSVEESDYEVIIVDNNSTDNTEDIANAFAERYPNFFYVKEANQGLSHARNKGYMEARGKYVAYIDDDARAEARWAELIVEAFEIVTPAPVAVGGKILPWYDIPPPTWFSDSVEMRSWGEEKGFLKQPDAQFGFSGSNMAINKSVLVKYNGFSADYGMLGIMMGFGEEAELFYRIYKEHPLFWYDPAVQVRHRVPAEKMTLYYQIKRSFMAGIAKAGIVEENRLFGIFKMSMLIILKIGILPLRINWLNHNRKRGLLKCVEPVASHAGFLKGLISRTSNR